From the genome of Pseudomonadota bacterium:
GCCTTCGGGGAATTCATCGATAAAAATCTCTGCCGTGCCTTTTATGGAACTCAAGGGATTCTTTATTTCATGGGCAAGGGAAGCCGCCATTTCCCCCAGTGCCGAGAGCTTCTGGCTGGCACCCAACTGCTCCTCAACCTCAAGCAATAACTGGGTTTCTTCATGAAGTCTGGCATAGGAACCCTCCAGTTTCTCCGAGAGCAGTCGGTATTTTTCACGCAGCGCCGCAGCCCGTCCGGCAATCATTCCGGTGACCAGGCCGGCTGCAAGATAGAGGACTATTTCCGTAAGCTCGCTCAGGTATGTAAGGGATTCGCCGCCCATATAGAGCAGCAGATGCGGGATAAAGGCGATGGACGACAGCACCGCAAGGCTCAATCCGCCGCGCACCCCGAACCAGATTGCACCGATGACAATGGGAAAATAACTCAGCCGCCGGTATGTATCATGAAAAAACATATGATGCCCGGGGGTGAAAAAATGCAGCAACCCGATGCCGACAACAATTACTACCAGAAATGGATAGAGTAATTTCCTCATAAAAAGGATAATAACATAGTGTTAACCGGAACAGCGAGACGAAACAAAGTTCATGCTATTTTTCTCAGACATGCCTCCGGTTGTCCGGGGTGTGGCGGTCAATGACTTCCTGTCTTGAAAACGGGATATGGAAGCAAAAAAACCTGGAAGCCAGACCTGACAAAAAACAGCCGGTTAACGTCTTTCAACCGTTTTTTCTTGAAAAAAGATTTTAATCCGCGCAATAGTACTCATTCTTTATATTGTCCTGCTCCTAAGAAACTCGGGTTCAACCTATTCCAGAATCCAGGGCGTCATGAAAAAAATCATTCAATGGCTTCGCAAAATCGAACACTGGCTGAGGGGTGAGAAGCGCAGCAACGCCGATGCGACATTCTGCCTGATCATT
Proteins encoded in this window:
- a CDS encoding GHKL domain-containing protein, whose translation is MRKLLYPFLVVIVVGIGLLHFFTPGHHMFFHDTYRRLSYFPIVIGAIWFGVRGGLSLAVLSSIAFIPHLLLYMGGESLTYLSELTEIVLYLAAGLVTGMIAGRAAALREKYRLLSEKLEGSYARLHEETQLLLEVEEQLGASQKLSALGEMAASLAHEIKNPLSSIKGTAEIFIDEFPEGHPKREFAEILLKEVSRLNTTVEGVLQYSRQHKRAEEETEALSGVMNQVTKLLAGQVRKKSVSITVRGLEQCMDFPVAGAKMSQVFLNIILNAIDAVPRGGRVGIEISKEEKGVSVTVSDNGPGVPEHLREKIFEPFVSEKEDGTGLGLSISRKIVEGYGGTIALSAQDGGASFRVFLPG